Within the Phaseolus vulgaris cultivar G19833 chromosome 9, P. vulgaris v2.0, whole genome shotgun sequence genome, the region ATGAGTTAGGAAATGTGGATTGGATTATATATCTGAACAATTgaattgagataaaaaaaattatgactgATATGCAATGTTTCCTTTACATGCCTAATAAAAGAATTATCACGAACTTGTTGATAAATGATGTCTGATGAGTTATGAATGCAAAATATTTAATAGAATAGTTGGAAAATCACCATAATTGTGGTTACCCCTAGCCTGCTTTATTTGCAGCTTATTAGAATTGGTTACCATTGTTTCGAGAAAGGATACTTATGGAGGGTTTGACTAGAATGGTTGAGTGAAGCATCCTAGAATCCAAATTTGAAATCTCTTAGGCATTTGAGATcccaaataaataataaatatggcCTAAGTGGTGCTTATAAGGCTTAGTTAGTCCTTATTTTACAAGTCGGATTTGTAGGATTGACCTACACCTGAAAcctaaattctaaaaatattatcaaCATTGTGATGTATATCTTCTAAGGTGAGAAAAAAGGGTGCATCCACATTGGGTTAAATCATGGGATACTTTAATTCAAATCTAGGGTGGATTCTCCCTTACTTTCTCACTTTGCACACCTCAATCCCAAGGAGTTAAATTCACGAAGTTGCTAAATATGAAAAGGAATATGCAATcagtaaaataaatttagttacAACTATCAGTATATAGCTTAACAATGAAATCTCTTTTACCACATCGGAACTATAATTTCTTTAGTGTTGTTAATTCTATAGTGCATTAACTAATTTAATTAGCACAAAAAATTTGGTGCAGCACCTATTGTGTCTCCTGCATTGACTCCTTCCAGAAGCTTTAGTTGGAAAAAAGGTGGAGAGCCAGTTTCTGCACCTGTGTACAAAACACCAAAGCCACTACCGGGTATAGTACATGACCATACTCAAGGTATATGGTAACATTAAACTACTTTTGATGAGTCGCATTCTTAAAGGATTGCCCATTCTACTAACAGTATCAGTCATTCTTCAATTGATGGAAATTTAATTAGCACAAAACATTTGATGCAGCACCTGTTGTCTCTCCTGCATTAACACCTTCTAGaagcttcaattggaaaaaagGTGGAGAACCAGTTTCTGCTCCTCCATACAAAATACCAAAGCCACTTCCGGCTATAGTGCATTCCCCTGCTCAAGGTATACAGTAATATTAAACTGCTTTTGATAAGTTGCCATTTCTTAACTAGAGGATTGCTCATTGTACTAACAACATGAATAAACATATTGTACTAACAACAATATTAGACTTGACTTGGGCTTGGATAGACTCGGCTTGACTTGGTGTTGGTTGGGCTAGGCCTGATCTAGTCTTGATTGGACTAGGACCGACCTACGCCTAACCCAACTATGTTGAAAGTGAGTCAGCCCCAACTCGGATGAACATGGACCCGCCCTGACTAACTAAATGTGGCTTGCCTCGACTTGACTTGATCTGGACTCAGACCGACTAGGGCTCGGACTGACTTGGCTTGACCTAGGTCCAATCCAAGTCAGCTCGACCTTGCTTCAAGCCAACTCAGCTTGACTTGGGTTGAGCCTACTTGACTCAACCTGGGCTCGAGTTGACTTGGCTTGATTTTGACCTGCGCTAACTCGACTCAGCCTACTTGCCCCAACCTGGGTTACTTGGATCTAGCCCATTCTAGCATTTCATAAAATCTTGTTTAACctaaaaaattgagaaaaagtttctcaaatataaaatgaaaaaatctTGAAAAGCTTTGGCAAAAAAATAACATCAATCAAGATTTACTACAAAAGATTATCAatattgatttttgaatttttaacaattatttgatatttaaataattttttgaatttggtggtaattgaaatactttatccaaacaagaaaattaaaattcactAAATTTGAATTCCATTATCCAAACAAacgaattgaaaaatgaaacaaTTTAAAATGAGATCAATTCAAATTCAATGTATTTGAATGTCTTAGAAATTGTGAAATTCCCTATCCAAACACAAGTGGAATTCTTTTGGAAATGTAATTTTACcttatttaaaattatcttatgcacaccattttttttatcatgttcAATTATTTAATATGCCAAACCTAAAGTTTTACCAGATGGAAATCAGTGCAAAAAATAAGGaatgtaattttaattattaaaacacACACTGAACCAATAAGTAATGTACACATACTGagttaacttaattttttttttttctgttgtagCTCCTTCTGCACCTGAAGCAAGGCAATTTCACTATGCTCCTGAGCCATCTCCTAACAAAGATCATCCTCCTGCTTCTTCACCATCAACCACATTCTATAAGCATCACCACACAAGGAACATAATCAACAGCCCTGCTCCTGCATCATCATATTCAGTTTCTCCTTCCACTTTAAAACACCAAGGTTTGTTTTATTAACCGATCTATTTAACTGTTTCACACATATTAAGAATTTCACTGCAATTGAATATATTGCTTTTTGCTTGGTTATTTTATCTAGATGAACCAATTCCTCCCTCATTGCTACCAGCAAGTAGGCAAAGACATCATGCTCCATCACCATTGAGCACAGGTACCTAAAAACGTTTGGTGAGCTTATAAGATGTTTCTTCTGTTAGACTGATAAATAAATGAAGAAATAAAGGGAAATTTGATTACTGAAGCTTTTGTTCACAGTAGGTTCCACACTTTCCCCGTTTGCGTTCCCTATTCAGTCACCAATAAGCCAGATTTCACCAGCTCCTTCTCCATCATTCAAAATACCCCCCCACTCAACCAAAAGTAAGACAGACTAAACTTTCATACTCATCTCAAATATTTTAGGAAATCTGGTCTTTTCATTACCATCTACTTATCCTTTTGCATCCATTGTTTGTGTTTGTATTGCAAGTTCCATTTCATCCTCCTGAAGTATCCCCTTTTCGGCCTTCTTCCCAGAGCCCAAAGAAGCCGGTCCTACCTCGTATTCAAGCACTGCCACCCCCACCTCCCAATGAAGGTTAGTTAATAGTTTGGGCTTTATTTGTTCCCTCTGTAATAAAGGAGTTATTTCTCCTGGTATATGTTCTTTTTGCTTTCTGTATCCATCAAACTGAAATATAAATGTCACTTCATTTTTTAGATTGTATATCACTGGTTTGCTCAGATCCCTATACAAATACTCCACCTGGAGCACCTTGCAAATGTGTGTGGCCCATGAAAGTCAGTCTTCGCCTTAGTGTTTCTTTGTATACTTTCTTCCCTTTGGTTTCAGAGTTTGCTTCTGAAATTGCCATTGGGGTTTTCATGAATCAAAGTCAAGTTCGCATTATGGGAGCTGATGCAGCTAACCTGCAACCTGATAAAACTATTGTATTCATTGATTTGGTACCACTTGAGGAAAAGTTTGATAAACCTACAGCCTTTTTAACTTCTGAGAGATTTTGGCACAAACAGGTTGCTATAAAGACTTCTTACTTTGGTGATTATGACGTATTATATGTGAGCTATCCAggtatatataaattttgaatgtcTGGTACCCTCTTGACTTTTCTGGTTAGAAATTTATGTGGCCCTTTCAATATAGGTTTGCCTCCATCCCCTCCTTTACCTCCTTCAAGCATTACAATTGTTGATGGTGGTCCATATTCGGGTGGTGGCAATAACAGTAGGACCATAAAGCCCCTTGGGGTTGACATATCAAAGAGGCAGCATAAAGGTGGACTTAGCAAGGGCATCATTGCTATTATTTCTCTCTCAGTTTTTCTAGTGGTTGTTTTATGCTTTGCTGCTGCTTGGGCCTTGTTCAAGTTCAGAGATCATGCAAGTAAACTGGCATCAACCCCACGTGTTCTGTCTCCTTCACTTACCAAAGCACCAGGTAATACAGATAGTAGTGTCTTGAAATTTGGTAAAGTAGTGCATTTTTCATGTTAGAAACGTTGTCTTGGTTGATCATTTTAGAAAATACTATATTCCAccaaaaagagagaaaagaccCTGAAATTACGAACTACAGACGACATACTTAGTATTTAACTCATCTAAGCGCTAGGAAAACAATGGTAGAATTCTATGCAGAAAGATAAAAGTCCAGTTGCAATAATTTTAACAACTAAGATCATTTTCTCAAGGTacattgaaattaaataattggtgTGTCATAATTTCTAGTGTTTCCTTATCACCTCATTTTGTGTCAAATTGATTGTGCTATCAgtgttttttttctattgagaAACAAACATACAAATTTCACAGGTGCTGCTGGATCAGCAGTTGGAGGCAGGCTTGCTTCAGCTTCGACATCATTCCGGTCTAGCATTGCTGCTTATACAGGATCTGCGAAGACTTTCAGCATGAATGACATTGAGAAAGCCACAGATAATTTCCATGACTCCAGGGTACTTGGAGAAGGTGGTTTTGGGCGTGTTTATAGTGGTATACTTGAAGATGGGACAAAAGTGGCAGTCAAGGTTCTGAAAAGAGAGGATCATCATGGTGACCGTGAATTCCTATCAGAAGTAGAGATGCTTAACCGCCTTCACCATAGAAACTTGGTTAAGTTGATCGGTATATGCACAGAGGTCAGCTTCCGGTGCCTGGTTTATGAACTCATTCCAAATGGCAGTGTGGAATCCCATTTACATGGTACTTAACTCTGTTTCAAATACCATTCCAATAATTTAGTTCTATAAGTTAATGGTTTTTCTTATATTTGATCTGTTCTTTGGTAGGGGTGGACAAGGAAAACAGCCCCCTTGATTGGAGTGCTCGGATAAAGATAGCACT harbors:
- the LOC137822635 gene encoding receptor-like serine/threonine-protein kinase ALE2 isoform X20; this encodes MKMEVCLIRRVLIMVTTPSQFHQACDETPLVFSFPEHPPVSQPTEHGSSPPTVPSGDINTGHTLEPVSHAPVATSPTNLPKNSPVSQPTHGSFPPDLHNGTANNGHTHTPAPKMSFTPPSPFPVDPPLVHPFIPAASPSKSPAPIVSPALTPSRSFSWKKGGEPVSAPVYKTPKPLPGIVHDHTQAPVVSPALTPSRSFNWKKGGEPVSAPPYKIPKPLPAIVHSPAQAPSAPEARQFHYAPEPSPNKDHPPASSPSTTFYKHHHTRNIINSPAPASSYSVSPSTLKHQDEPIPPSLLPASRQRHHAPSPLSTVGSTLSPFAFPIQSPISQISPAPSPSFKIPPHSTKIPFHPPEVSPFRPSSQSPKKPVLPRIQALPPPPPNEDCISLVCSDPYTNTPPGAPCKCVWPMKVSLRLSVSLYTFFPLVSEFASEIAIGVFMNQSQVRIMGADAANLQPDKTIVFIDLVPLEEKFDKPTAFLTSERFWHKQVAIKTSYFGDYDVLYVSYPGLPPSPPLPPSSITIVDGGPYSGGGNNSRTIKPLGVDISKRQHKGGLSKGIIAIISLSVFLVVVLCFAAAWALFKFRDHASKLASTPRVLSPSLTKAPGAAGSAVGGRLASASTSFRSSIAAYTGSAKTFSMNDIEKATDNFHDSRVLGEGGFGRVYSGILEDGTKVAVKVLKREDHHGDREFLSEVEMLNRLHHRNLVKLIGICTEVSFRCLVYELIPNGSVESHLHGVDKENSPLDWSARIKIALGSARGLAYLHEDSSPHVIHRDFKSSNILLEEDFTPKVSDFGLARTAADEENRHVSTRVMGTFGYVAPEYAMTGHLLVKSDVYSYGVVLLELLTGRKPVDMSRSPGQENLVAWARPLLSSEEGVKAIIDPSLGPDVPSDSVAKVAAIASMCVQPEVSDRPFMGEVVQALKLVCNECDEAREAGSSSTSVDLSHSRQVSDNFQGQSSATNYDSGVDIENGLLASELFSSSSARYGKRVSGSFRRHSYSGPLNTGRSKRLWQIIRKFSGGSVSEHGTMFKL
- the LOC137822635 gene encoding receptor-like serine/threonine-protein kinase ALE2 isoform X19, giving the protein MKMEVCLIRRVLIMVTTPSQFHQACDETPLVFSFPEHPPVSQPTEHGSSPPTVPSGDINTGHTLEPVSHAPVATSPTNLPKNSPVSQPTHGSFPPDLHNGTANNGHTHTPAPKMSFTPPSPFPVDPPLVHPFIPAASPSKSPAPIVSPALTPSRSFSWKKGGEPVSAPVYKTPKPLPGIVHDHTQAPVVSPALTPSRSFNWKKGGEPVSAPPYKIPKPLPAIVHSPAQAPSAPEARQFHYAPEPSPNKDHPPASSPSTTFYKHHHTRNIINSPAPASSYSVSPSTLKHQDEPIPPSLLPASRQRHHAPSPLSTGSTLSPFAFPIQSPISQISPAPSPSFKIPPHSTKIPFHPPEVSPFRPSSQSPKKPVLPRIQALPPPPPNEVHFLDCISLVCSDPYTNTPPGAPCKCVWPMKVSLRLSVSLYTFFPLVSEFASEIAIGVFMNQSQVRIMGADAANLQPDKTIVFIDLVPLEEKFDKPTAFLTSERFWHKQVAIKTSYFGDYDVLYVSYPGLPPSPPLPPSSITIVDGGPYSGGGNNSRTIKPLGVDISKRQHKGGLSKGIIAIISLSVFLVVVLCFAAAWALFKFRDHASKLASTPRVLSPSLTKAPGAAGSAVGGRLASASTSFRSSIAAYTGSAKTFSMNDIEKATDNFHDSRVLGEGGFGRVYSGILEDGTKVAVKVLKREDHHGDREFLSEVEMLNRLHHRNLVKLIGICTEVSFRCLVYELIPNGSVESHLHGVDKENSPLDWSARIKIALGSARGLAYLHEDSSPHVIHRDFKSSNILLEEDFTPKVSDFGLARTAADEENRHVSTRVMGTFGYVAPEYAMTGHLLVKSDVYSYGVVLLELLTGRKPVDMSRSPGQENLVAWARPLLSSEEGVKAIIDPSLGPDVPSDSVAKVAAIASMCVQPEVSDRPFMGEVVQALKLVCNECDEAREAGSSSTSVDLSHSRQVSDNFQGQSSATNYDSGVDIENGLLASELFSSSSARYGKRVSGSFRRHSYSGPLNTGRSKRLWQIIRKFSGGSVSEHGTMFKL
- the LOC137822635 gene encoding receptor-like serine/threonine-protein kinase ALE2 isoform X21, with the protein product MKMEVCLIRRVLIMVTTPSQFHQACDETPLVFSFPEHPPVSQPTEHGSSPPTVPSGDINTGHTLEPVSHAPVATSPTNLPKNSPVSQPTHGSFPPDLHNGTANNGHTHTPAPKMSFTPPSPFPVDPPLVHPFIPAASPSKSPAPIVSPALTPSRSFSWKKGGEPVSAPVYKTPKPLPAPVVSPALTPSRSFNWKKGGEPVSAPPYKIPKPLPAIVHSPAQAPSAPEARQFHYAPEPSPNKDHPPASSPSTTFYKHHHTRNIINSPAPASSYSVSPSTLKHQDEPIPPSLLPASRQRHHAPSPLSTGSTLSPFAFPIQSPISQISPAPSPSFKIPPHSTKIPFHPPEVSPFRPSSQSPKKPVLPRIQALPPPPPNEDCISLVCSDPYTNTPPGAPCKCVWPMKVSLRLSVSLYTFFPLVSEFASEIAIGVFMNQSQVRIMGADAANLQPDKTIVFIDLVPLEEKFDKPTAFLTSERFWHKQVAIKTSYFGDYDVLYVSYPGLPPSPPLPPSSITIVDGGPYSGGGNNSRTIKPLGVDISKRQHKGGLSKGIIAIISLSVFLVVVLCFAAAWALFKFRDHASKLASTPRVLSPSLTKAPGAAGSAVGGRLASASTSFRSSIAAYTGSAKTFSMNDIEKATDNFHDSRVLGEGGFGRVYSGILEDGTKVAVKVLKREDHHGDREFLSEVEMLNRLHHRNLVKLIGICTEVSFRCLVYELIPNGSVESHLHGVDKENSPLDWSARIKIALGSARGLAYLHEDSSPHVIHRDFKSSNILLEEDFTPKVSDFGLARTAADEENRHVSTRVMGTFGYVAPEYAMTGHLLVKSDVYSYGVVLLELLTGRKPVDMSRSPGQENLVAWARPLLSSEEGVKAIIDPSLGPDVPSDSVAKVAAIASMCVQPEVSDRPFMGEVVQALKLVCNECDEAREAGSSSTSVDLSHSRQVSDNFQGQSSATNYDSGVDIENGLLASELFSSSSARYGKRVSGSFRRHSYSGPLNTGRSKRLWQIIRKFSGGSVSEHGTMFKL
- the LOC137822635 gene encoding receptor-like serine/threonine-protein kinase ALE2 isoform X18, which gives rise to MGVILQLLKLCVIGFVVAFEGSQGSIISPSPAFLPVIHPSGEAPAPIHLGLSWGSSPPRSPSDPNGFVISPSPETIHVNSSPSEAPGLVHLKEPWRTIAPSPQEVPNAPLVFSFPEHPPVSQPTEHGSSPPTVPSGDINTGHTLEPVSHAPVATSPTNLPKNSPVSQPTHGSFPPDLHNGTANNGHTHTPAPKMSFTPPSPFPVDPPLVHPFIPAASPSKSPAPIVSPALTPSRSFSWKKGGEPVSAPVYKTPKPLPGIVHDHTQAPVVSPALTPSRSFNWKKGGEPVSAPPYKIPKPLPAIVHSPAQAPSAPEARQFHYAPEPSPNKDHPPASSPSTTFYKHHHTRNIINSPAPASSYSVSPSTLKHQDEPIPPSLLPASRQRHHAPSPLSTVGSTLSPFAFPIQSPISQISPAPSPSFKIPPHSTKIPFHPPEVSPFRPSSQSPKKPVLPRIQALPPPPPNEVHFLDCISLVCSDPYTNTPPGAPCKCVWPMKVSLRLSVSLYTFFPLVSEFASEIAIGVFMNQSQVRIMGADAANLQPDKTIVFIDLVPLEEKFDKPTAFLTSERFWHKQVAIKTSYFGDYDVLYVSYPGLPPSPPLPPSSITIVDGGPYSGGGNNSRTIKPLGVDISKRQHKGGLSKGIIAIISLSVFLVVVLCFAAAWALFKFRDHASKLASTPRVLSPSLTKAPGAAGSAVGGRLASASTSFRSSIAAYTGSAKTFSMNDIEKATDNFHDSRVLGEGGFGRVYSGILEDGTKVAVKVLKREDHHGDREFLSEVEMLNRLHHRNLVKLIGICTEVSFRCLVYELIPNGSVESHLHGVDKENSPLDWSARIKIALGSARGLAYLHEDSSPHVIHRDFKSSNILLEEDFTPKVSDFGLARTAADEENRHVSTRVMGTFGYVAPEYAMTGHLLVKSDVYSYGVVLLELLTGRKPVDMSRSPGQENLVAWARPLLSSEEGVKAIIDPSLGPDVPSDSVAKVAAIASMCVQPEVSDRPFMGEVVQALKLVCNECDEAREAGSSSTSVDLSHSRQVSDNFQGQSSATNYDSGVDIENGLLASELFSSSSARYGKRVSGSFRRHSYSGPLNTGRSKRLWQIIRKFSGGSVSEHGTMFKL